One genomic segment of Ignavibacteriales bacterium includes these proteins:
- a CDS encoding alanine racemase → MTINELPTPALLLDYDILDQNLKRMQNRASEMKVALRPHMKTHKCIKIAKQQLALGAQGITVSTFYEAEQFAANGFSDITWALPFPFSYTEKAIELSSKITLRVVVDSLDAISHLEHVFAQHSGRLHVWLKVDCGGHRVGVNPYSQTAEQLAQALADSRSMFFDGILAHAGHSYQANSKDEIIKIAEEERSVMVRFAERLQKNGIKVPCISVGSTPTMTLAKSLEGVNEIRPGNYVFNDYTQAQLGVCTVGECALSVLASVISHQPSAQFFVTDAGALALSKDLGATHLRNDMGMGAIFEDYDRKRLFAHIDLQLQTLSQEHGKIVAEQIDHIKGRFNVGDKIRILEHHACLTAANFDYYYVTRGNEVVDRWKILRGRT, encoded by the coding sequence ATGACCATCAATGAATTACCAACGCCGGCATTACTGCTCGATTATGATATTCTCGATCAGAACCTCAAGCGCATGCAAAACCGTGCAAGTGAAATGAAAGTTGCATTGCGCCCCCACATGAAAACGCACAAATGCATTAAAATTGCCAAACAGCAATTGGCCCTCGGTGCCCAAGGAATCACTGTTTCAACATTTTACGAAGCAGAACAATTTGCCGCAAACGGATTCTCTGACATCACGTGGGCACTCCCGTTTCCTTTTTCGTATACCGAAAAAGCCATCGAACTTTCATCCAAAATTACATTGCGCGTCGTTGTCGACAGTCTCGATGCAATCTCACACCTGGAGCATGTCTTTGCACAGCATAGCGGCAGACTGCATGTCTGGTTGAAAGTCGATTGCGGCGGCCATCGGGTTGGTGTCAATCCGTACTCGCAAACAGCAGAACAACTCGCTCAGGCGCTTGCGGATTCCCGCTCAATGTTCTTCGACGGTATACTTGCGCACGCGGGACATTCGTATCAGGCGAATTCAAAAGATGAAATCATAAAGATTGCTGAAGAAGAGCGGTCGGTGATGGTGCGTTTTGCCGAGCGTTTGCAAAAGAACGGCATCAAGGTTCCATGCATCAGCGTTGGATCAACGCCGACGATGACACTTGCAAAATCGCTGGAAGGTGTAAACGAAATACGACCCGGCAACTATGTTTTCAATGATTATACGCAGGCACAGCTCGGGGTTTGTACGGTCGGCGAGTGTGCACTCTCCGTGCTGGCGAGTGTCATATCGCATCAACCATCTGCGCAATTCTTTGTTACTGATGCCGGAGCGCTTGCGCTGTCAAAGGACCTTGGTGCGACCCATCTTCGAAACGACATGGGGATGGGTGCAATTTTTGAAGATTATGACCGCAAGCGATTATTTGCACATATCGATTTACAATTACAGACTCTCTCTCAGGAACATGGAAAAATTGTCGCCGAACAGATAGACCACATCAAAGGACGATTCAACGTCGGTGATAAAATCAGAATCCTGGAACACCATGCATGTCTCACTGCAGCAAACTTTGACTACTACTATGTCACCAGGGGTAACGAAGTCGTCGATCGATGGAAAATCTTACGTGGAAGAACCTAA
- a CDS encoding SDR family oxidoreductase, with product MKNLTDSIVFITGASSGIGRSCARAFAEAGAKLILAARRKNRLEKLATELNKQFSTETFIDELDVRNKRAVTKFYKKLPVEWQNIDILVNNAGLSRGLNKLYEGNFEDWEEMIDTNVKGLLYVSRTVLPGMVERKKGTVINIGSIAGHDVYPGGNVYCASKHAVDALTKGMRMDLVDTQIRVCTIDPGLVETEFSEVRFHGDKERAKKTYQNMTPLTPDDIADAVLYAATRPPHVQIAEVIIMPTAQASTTLVHRTQ from the coding sequence ATGAAAAACCTTACAGATTCTATTGTTTTCATCACCGGCGCCAGCAGCGGCATCGGACGTTCCTGTGCGCGTGCATTTGCCGAAGCCGGTGCAAAACTTATTCTCGCCGCCCGCCGAAAAAATCGACTGGAAAAACTTGCGACAGAGTTAAATAAACAATTTAGTACTGAAACATTTATTGATGAATTAGATGTGCGTAACAAACGCGCTGTAACAAAGTTTTATAAAAAACTTCCTGTCGAGTGGCAGAATATAGATATTCTTGTCAACAATGCCGGACTAAGCCGCGGACTGAATAAACTATATGAAGGAAATTTTGAAGACTGGGAGGAAATGATCGACACGAATGTGAAGGGACTGCTCTATGTGAGCCGCACAGTACTCCCAGGAATGGTAGAGCGCAAGAAAGGTACAGTCATTAATATCGGTTCCATTGCTGGTCATGATGTTTATCCCGGCGGAAATGTGTACTGCGCCTCCAAGCATGCCGTTGATGCACTGACAAAAGGGATGCGGATGGATTTAGTTGATACACAAATTCGCGTTTGCACTATTGATCCGGGATTGGTAGAAACAGAATTCAGTGAAGTGCGCTTCCATGGCGACAAGGAACGCGCAAAAAAAACATACCAGAATATGACGCCGCTGACGCCCGACGATATTGCAGACGCGGTGTTGTACGCTGCGACACGCCCACCGCATGTGCAAATTGCCGAGGTGATTATTATGCCGACCGCGCAAGCTTCGACAACGCTTGTGCACCGCACGCAGTAA